ATAAAGAATCTTGCAGGGGAGCTTGGCTTGGACAGGGGTTTGGTCATTGAATTGCTCCGTAATCCACCTCCAAAACTTCTACTTATGTCTGATTCTTTGCCTGATGAAGCCCCTTCTAAACCTCAAGTCGAAGAAATAGAGCCTTCCCCAGTAGTTGATGAGGTAGATGCCACTGAAACCAAGCCACAGATGGACATTCCCATTCATGTCATGAGCGCAGAATGGTCTACGcagaaaaggctaaaaaagGTGCAACTGGAGACACTAGAAAGAATCTACCTCAGATCCAAACGCCCAACTGTAAGCAATATTTACAtgagttcaatttttttttcattaactCAAGTATACTCACTGTTTTTTTGCTATTGCTTACATTTTCTGCTAATTCTTAGAAACGATCAGTTACGTTGGTGTTGCATTTATCACAGAATACAATGGTCAGCAGCATAGTTCAAGTTACAAGCCTTCCACGCAAGACCATTGTTAATTGGTTTGAGGATAGAAGAGAGCAAGATGGCGTACCGGACCATCGTGCTGCATACAAGAGACCCCTATCTGAGACCATAGCTAGTTGATAACTTCTTCAGACAAGCTTGTCTTACAGTGTTCTCTTTGAAGTCTGAACTACCTACAAGTGTAAATTCAAACTATGAAGTACAGCCAGTTTAATTCACAAGCCCGATATGGCGTGTCGTCATTTATATTATAATTAGTCTTTGCGGTCAGCCAATGTGACAGGTACAACTCCTAACTGCCACCTTGCCATTTTTATTGGCTTCACTCTGGACCACCGTTTTGACTATGGATTCCAATGGCAGCTGGTTTACGGTTTGACCGGATCTTGATTTGCCCAACGATCCTATCAACTTTCTCGTTTAGGTGAATTTTCTGGTGTGGAAACTACCCATTTCTCATAGTCCTAGTCCGGTTAATGTGGAACATGTGaccacttcttttttttttttggttatttTATCTACTTGATGCAGGATTTCCAGTATTACGTATTTTGGTGTGGTGCTTTAAGATAAAATTTTCTGTCATTTAATATCACATGTTTTGAAAAGGTTTCCACATCATAGCTGGCACCTTGTGCATTAGGAGGTGAATTATATTTGATTATGAGATTTATCACATTTGACCTGAATCTCTGCATCCTTGGTAGGTCGATTGTAGTACTGTATGAGATAGATCAAAATCATGCATCTAACGTGTTGCTGTTTTAATGTAAGAGTTTTGGACTGGTGATTAGCTCAGCTGTTTTCACTATCCCCTTGTCCTGGGATCATCACAGCCTCAGATGACTACGTGTATTTATAGAGCACACCACTTCAGGACTATATTTGTTCCATATTTCAATCCTTACAACTCTGAAGTCTGTTCTGGAGTTTTCACTCTTTATAGCAGCTATGCTTGTTATCAACAAGTACACAACTACAGACGACATATTATGCTGGGTTGGGCAGACGGAGAAATCAAGTAGTTATCACTCATCAAAAGATCGTGTGTAAAGAGAAAGAATAGGGAGGTATGATGCTGGAAAGGAAGGATAATCTGGAGTTCATTTTGCCTGATGGAGAAACACTACcagggagaaagaaagatgaGAGGGGCAAAACAGAACACCAACCTTAAGACTCATCTATCACTCCTGGATCAGCTCATCCTTTGCCTCTTGTGCTCTAAATAAGCTTGTTCCTTTCgcagagaggaggaggtggttgACAGGTGCAGCAGATGGAAGGGTTGCAGAGATCATCATCGACTTTCAGAAGATCTGGCTCGTCAGGCCTGGTCTGGGACGAACGGTTCCTGATCGAGGTGAAGGCTagctgccggcggcgccgatgaGCCCCAGCCGGGGGAACTGCGGTGTTCCCGGAGCGCCGGTGGCGTCGGCGAAGACAagaagcagcagaagaagaagaaacaaaggccagaaggaggaggagcgcgatCAGCTGGCCGGTGTTCCGGACCAAGGACGTGGCCCCGGACGTCGACCCACCGTCGCCGAGGCTGCATCCTCTGCGCCATCTTCGGGGGCTCCGGCTCGGCTGCGACGAGGCCGGGCCAAGCCAAAGAAGAAGCAACGGTGATCCGATCCTTTCTCAGTCTTCAGTGTAAAGTTTGAGCCATGGATGTGAGCGTGTTTATACCGGAGTGATATATACTGATACGGTGATATATGGGTTTGTACTCTGCTCTGACAGAGACTGCATCCTTTGATTCCATCCTATCATCTCCCAGCACCACCGTACACGTGTCCTCCTGCTAGGCCGTCCAATAAATTCTGCGATGCCGTTGCCCGAATTTCCATTTTTCCTTGTCTTGTTTTTCTGACGAAAATGACATGCCGTTTAGGTTCAGCATTTGTCTGTAGTCAAGTAGTTGgtgtctgaactctgaagatAAGATGCAGCACTCACTGTTTTCCTTTACATGCCAAAGATTGGTTCAGAACACACTGACCAAAGGATTATTAGATGTATGGAAACACATAAGGAGTAGAATTTAAGAACACTAGAGAACAGGGTTTGGGTTGAGTCCAATCATAGTTCAGAATCCAGAAGCTAGTAATTCATTTGGTAATTGGTATAGCTAAAAacagtacggagtatatattaGCTCTCGTATTGCCATGATCATCAACAGAATGTTCTTCTCAGTACTGTTCTGAATGGCTACAGCAACTTTGCCTGTCTGCCACCTTATATCAGTCCTGAATGTATACACCTCTTCATTATCATCCATAATGCAATCCACCCATGTTTGCTGTTTGCATGACCTTTAACACAAGACAAGATTGCActcttcctctttttcctTCCTCTTTCTATTGACAGCAACACATATATCATAAATATGAATTGTTTGTCAACTGTAGATGCAATATCCATGGGCTCATTTCTCCATAACAGGTTGACATTGCCCCCCTCCTTTTCAACTCCAAGTAGCTGCAGACTGCAGCTGCTGTTATACCTACACCACTACCTGCACTACACAGATAGCAGCTGAGAACAAAAAGCTTGTGCAGATCAGGAACAATGGGGGACCAGCTGACCAAAATGAAGGATATAAAGGACGGAAGGAGAAGCTGAAAGCTAGTAGTACTAGCTAGTAGGTAGTAAATTACAGATATCTCTGCACTTGATCAGCAGACAGATAATGAGGATAAACTGACAGAGTTCAGTGCAGTGCAACCCACTGTCTTGTGTTGGCCAATATGAGCTTCTGAAACAGTGGCACCTTTCTGCCCACCTGTAGTTGCCCCCTGATATGCATCAAGTATAGAAGAAGGGATCATGATCATGGCTCCTTTTCATCTTGCCTTTGCCGGCCAGGGCCCTGGGCATTGCTGACATTGCACAAAGTCAATGGACTTTTGGTGTGTTGGGGTCGAGCATGTTCCACCATTAGAATATTTTAAGATTTCTATTTCTAGGTCAAACTCAAAGTTTTTATTAGTGTTTGCCTCTAGGTAGTATATATATAACCgataagaaaaggaaaaatgtcTGGGCAACACTGCTAGCAAAACTCAAAACATTTTATAATTAGTGTTTGCCAGTTATTGATGGAGTGAGATCATATTCACCAAGAACAGGAATGTATACAGGTGTTATGATGTCTAGATACAGTTGCTAAAAGAAATTGATGTCTAGATACAGTTGGTGAAACAAATtgatgtctagatacatgtaaaatgCAGCCAGTTATAGCTAGCATCATACAGCTATATATCCTACACAAATTAAGAATCTTCAAGCATGTCAAATTCTACAATCAAGACTTTATAGCTTTTACTGACCATTTCGTTAATCTCCGGTCATTCCAAAGATACGGATCTTCCAAGTGGTAGAGAAAGTATCCTACGATAAATTAAACAAGAGAGAAATCACACGTGTAAGCTATTAAGGAGCAGGCAATTAAACAAGAACAGCCTAGTAGTACTAATCCAGTATTCTAAATTTTAATATTAGCTCGGATCGATCAGAAGAGAatataaaagaaaattaaaatgtgGCAACATGTGTGTGTTCGGTCAAATGGCGTGACTTTATCGATCAAGATATTCGCTGTCGATCGAATCTCTTGGCGAGATAACATATACTGATCCAGATTCTAGGCTACAATGTTCTTGTACTTAGTATATGTTATCTTGTGGATCGATGTGTGGAATCTTGCATCGAGATCATCTACATATGCACCCATTGAGGACTTAATTAAGCAGAGTAGTTTTGGTCAACAGAAGCAGAGAGAATGTGGCTCAAAGGGGTGAGCAAAGGGCCAATTAGTGCCAGGATGATTAGATTAGTGCAGAAGGGgcattttttcctttcttggaTATGACCAAGGTTAGGTTATGTTAGGTGCTGTTCCAATTTGGCAGCTAGCTTAAGGTTCTGATTCTGCTCTTATTGGCAACTGGCACAGTAGTACTTGGCCAATCAGGAATCACTGGTCAGTACCAACTTGCTAATAGTGCTAATCTGCTGGTCTTAATTAAGAGTAGAACTCTTTGTACATGATTCTGTTTTGGAGTATGGATGAAGTCAAATAAATCAATAATACTTTTTTTATTGTGATAAATGATGTGGTCGATTTTGAACCATCAAGAAAAATTATCGAAATTGTCGCCCTTGGGTTGGTGTTTCTTCGATCTTGTATTTAGGGTTATTATATATGAGATGGTCCAATTCTTGCTGGAATCGGGGGAAATTCGCATATTCGATCCACACTGGCCTTATCATAACAACAAACAAGTCTTCGGAAAAAATAATCCTTAAAAAGATTGAACATGGTAAGGTGAATCTTTAGCTGTCAATAGGAAGCTTCTCTTCAATGGTTTAGAATACGACAGGCAAgacagagagaaagagagataaTAGTACAATTAACACACAAGGGAATATGCAGGGGCCATGTGTATAGTGGTCTGAATCTGGGAACCTTTGCCTCCTGGAAGAGCCGTTTAAAGCAGTTGTGGCGCCCCCCTGCTGTCCTGTGAACCCAAGAAACCGGATACCATGCCAACCACCACCTTGTTGGTAGCGTCCATATTGATTGGATCTATGGATCCCTTTCCCTTGTGATTCATGATCATCATGAATATTCCAGGGCCTGCCCGGTCCGAATTGCTAGCTGCAAGTCAATTATTAGTTGGCAGGTGGAAAAATGAATATCCCAAAAACTGCAAATAGATCCCTGGCTCGGATGAGGCGATGAGTCTCGGgtatttttcaaaaagttaaTCAAAAACGCTTTGAAGtttccaaaatatttccagAAAAATTTACAACTATACATGGATGTGCACTAAGTATTTGTAAAATTTATtgggaaatatatttttatttatgggccacacaaaaaaagaaaaatatgtatgtataatAGATGTACTGTTTGATACAAGACCCACAATTGTGTTTTTGTGCAGATCACATATTAATGTATTTCGAGGACACATCTAAGATACGAGTAGAtattttttcagaattttggaaactttcaaatatatttttttccttaaaaaaaattgggctcATTTTAGCCTGGTCTCCAAAAGTTTACATTCATGAATATATAGATTACTATTTAATCTGATATTTGGATAGGTCTTCAACTTATCGGTTGTGTCCATATAAATTCAAAATTTGTTGATATAGAAGTGTCAAAAACGTAGTAATTCAAAATTATGTAATCCGATTTATGTATCTAAAGTACTCGGTCAAATCTTGCGGGCCTTTCACATGCCATTGAGGGTCCTAGAGGGTCCCTTCGGCTGATCTCTCATCTTGACAACGTCTTATAGAGAGTACTCTGAATGATTTACATCGATGCTCTTCAAAAAGAGCGATATTAGCTTGATAACCAACTTTCACCGTACCTTGTCACCGATGCCAATTCTCTCGACCCCAACAACTATACCATTTTAGAGCGCTGATTTAGTGTCAGCATTTGATGAACAAGAATTAGTAGTAACGAAAATGATGAACAAACGTAGCTAAACGAGATAGGAGATGATAGTCCAAAGTTAATAAACAAGCTTTGCTTGCGTTATTATTGCATCAATCCACGCTGTGAGCTCTAAGATGTTAATCAAGCAgttaaaaaatgatttttagACCAAGATAAAAGCAAAGAACAAACATTAAGGCTAATTAATCAGAAGGTTAACCTAGTTGGGTTAGGATTTAGAAAATTCATAGTTCATTAACGCTAAGCATTAGCAAATAAAAGGGGGTCTGGATTCATAAATGTATCCATCCAGTTGAGCCTAAATGCGAGTGCACCACAAACACGCTACCTAAAGATTCCATCAGTTCATCGTGCTCATCAAGATTGGTATCGATACAGATCCTGTTGGGAGACATGCTTGTGATGGAAGCTCCAATCAACTTGCATTGGGAGCAATTATCTTTGGAATTAGGAGGGAGAATCATCTGCTTGCACATCTGCACTAGCCTAGCAAAAGAAAGGGACCAAAGGATGAGATGCAGCCCCAGAGGTTGCCATCAGCACAAAGGAGAGGCATCAGATTCAGAACCCAATACAtccatgcaatgcaatgcaaattGGCAGCATATTTTAGCTGgtcatgcatgcaatgcatggGGAATCTAATCTTAATCCAATCTAATCGAATCCAGAGAGTGTCATGCCAGTCCCAGCAGCACTAATGATCCTTTTGATGGTACTGCTTAGTTGCATCTTTTTGCCACCTTTTGGGTGGTGGGATGGGAGAGATTCCTCGGCTGCAAATGCATGCACACATCCAAAAGTGGTTTCAGAGTGCTAATATTTGTTTGATTGCTTCTCTATCTATCCTCTTTGCTTGCCTTAGAATCTACCACTATCAAAAGGTGGCAAAGGATAGCATCATGTGTTGCTCTGGCTGGATTCtttgtctctctctctctctcccactgTATCTTTCTTTTATCTGTGGAAGGACAGTATGCATAAAGTTTCTCTTCCTATtcaacaaattattttttgtctGTTGGCTGAAACTCGGAGGTGATCAAGGTGGCGTGTCCAAAGAAAACTAACTTTATGTTGAAAACCATTGTaaaaggttcaaaaaattcttaaAAACAATAGGTTGGTCAAGTAACCTAGAAACAAGAACAACCCCTTTCCATGGAATTTGAATTCTAGGGAAAACTTTACTATTACAAGAGTACATGCGACAACAGAGTCAATGAAATATATGCAATAATACGGTTGTccggtattttttttttcatatgaaGAGTTCATGCATGCTACATCTTATTCAAATTTCCAATCAAAATTGTAcaagaacaaaaatgaaaattaaaGTAAAATGTGATTTTCCAGCtgttgcatatgcatgcatgaatccTTGATCCACATGCAGAACCTTGTTCAAtcatgtactccgtattatttaGACCTTTAATTTGTTGGGGCACATCGGTCACTACTATATACTGAAAATTTGTTACTTGTAGCTTACGTACGTACACTGACTCACTGATTAGGCAATATAAATCCAATAAGTTCTCAGTTCATGGTCGATGTTCACATCCTTGCTGGAGAGTTTGGATAAGGGAGAGCAAGCTAGCATGCATCGATCTGTACTTCTTGGCGTGTGCGCGATGAGACGAGGAGACAGATTAGGTGGAGTGATCGTGATGAGATGGCGTGTAGCTACTTGTCCAATCCTCAATCATGCCAAACCTATCCAATTAAGAATTGTATTTGTTCTAGTGTCTCTGTTGTTCTTTAAATTATCTGTACGGGtcctttttttcgaaaaggagggaaacTTCCGGACTCTGCATCTCGTTCGTGAGTAGGAGGAAAACGAATCAGACGTTTGTGGTGTAATTTGTTGTGAAATAATAGACGCGAAAAAGTAGTGAATGGTTGGTTGATTAAGCAATAAATTGAGCAAATAATTAGTCACGCagtataaaaaataaacaaaatttgTCTCTTAAGGTTGTGCCattttcatctaaaaaaaacgtTGTGACATTTTGCGGTAAGGTAAGCCGGTATATTAAAGCAAAAAATTTAGCTAGCTTTGGCTAGTGCTCTTTGTTTGTTCTGCATATGGCCTCATTCGGTGATCTATGGTCGATTGTGATAATCttgcttcctttctttttttaatttttttctagtTATATACTCCcatgtcccatattaagtgactacATTTATCTAAATACGAACGTATCTGCAAACTGAAACATGTCtagacacatgtaatatttgacAGTCGATATGGAACggaagaaaatattttttggcAGAAAGCCCCAGCCGGAAAAAAGAAACCCcaacaaagcaaacaagagagaaaaaaagaagagcaacagcaagcaagcaaagaaGCTGACAAATGGGTAGGGTCCCACCGCGATGCGATGCGGCGAACCGAGCCGATCCCATCCAGTTCCAGAGGAAAGAAAAGCAGAGCACGGTAGCGTTTCGCCGCTGCTCTGTTTTTTTGCTTTGCACGACGAAGCCCACGTAGGCCGCCGGACCCACGCAGCCACTATCGTCTCGTGCTAGAAACGGACAGCAACGGAACGGAATCTAGCGGCGCCACGCAACGCCACCCTGAttctgtcttcttcttcttccaagtGGTGTGAATCTCAGATATACGCCACAGCAGCGACGGCACCTTCTTACCCTACTACTGTACAGTGTACACAACCGTATCCTAAAATTAGGAGCTAACACAAATCCCTCGTTGTTTTACTCGGGAGGTGTGACCATTTTAGTCGAACGATTCGCAAAATGAGCAAAACTAGTCATAAAACTTTATTTTTGCAGATTGTTGCGGTGGTCGGCAGAGAAAAATGTATCGAGTGGTACTATGCAAAACACCTGCTTCTTCTACCTCGCTCTCATTTTGCAAAATGAGCATGGTAGAGGGAGCAGGTGGTCGACGGAAGTGGATGCGGGGGACGGAGCAGCGAGGTTTCCGATGGcccttttgaaaaaaaaaggtttcaTTCAGAGCAGCCAAACCATAAAATATTAAAGAACAAGGGGCTTTTCAACGAATCCGCAGAACACCCAACTGGAACGTCCGAGAGCATGCCACGTGTCCAATTCGGACTAATCCGATTTACTGTGCATAAGTAATCTAAGTTTCAGAACTAGTTTTCACCTTTTGCAATTTgttggactaaaatgctcTCACTTCTTAAGTTGTTAGACTACCGGTGCAATTACCGCGTAAACAAACACACACGCATATGCGTTGCACCTTAATCAAGAAACCATTATATTTACAATCATTGCAGATATGCGAGGAATCGACCGATCGATCCGCATATATCCACACCGTACGTAcgtcaatcaatcaatcaaacgACTCCGTCCCCTCTTTGAACTTGAACGCGTGTGATTAGTAATATAACGACGTACGTAATGTAATGATCTAGTACATCTTGACTTGTGCAAGGTCAGTGCTTATACGTCTAACTCAGATTGTTTAGCACGCTAAGTACGTGCCCAGCGCCGCAATTTCCTACCGTTGGTGCATTGCCAATTAATGGACTCAGGGACAGCTTCCGTACGTCTTCTTTTCGGCTTTAACTCTAGACGGCTTAACCTGTTGTACTTACTAAAGTTGTCATAGAGAAAAAAGCTTAGGAGATGTACAatcttgcaaaaaaagaaagaaagaaagataagCTTATGAGAAAGAATTGTAGTACTGCGATCCGTATTAGTTGTCACTGATTTTATACAAACTACTATTACTAAATcggcgacaagtaatatgaattaGAGAGACTACTTTTTTGCTTCGTATTTTGTCGTTTGAGCTTATTGTCATGTTGTCTAACAAAAAGTCTGTATACACCTCTCGAGTGAAAATTGTGCACCAACTCGCCGAAATTGGAATGACAAAATGGTTTAAACACCCCGTAGGAAAATTATTTGCTCGCACTAGTACAATGAACCAAGTCACGTGAACAACATGGATCTACCTACCCCTTCCCTAGCTATAGCTTCCCCGGCGATGACGCATGTATGAATCTTGAAGGTATAGGTTTTTGTCTGATCCATCCATGACGAAAGTCCCATCAACAATATCTGGGATTCTGGTAGTGTACATCCAAATGGGAAATTCCCCGCATATTAAAAACTTACAAGAAATTTAGTTGAATATTCGGATAGTAATTCTAAAATTCACAAATGAtctacttttcttttttttcccataGTTCCATCACTGCTCTCTAGATATTCAGCGGAGATCACCGGAATTGTTGTAAATAAATAGCTTAGTAAGTTTGAGTAGTGTaaatagattaaaaaaaatctcaaccTATTTTTCATTCTTCTCCCTTaatttttctctatttttatcatctttcaaaattttaaactttTAGTTATTTCGAACACTCAAAACTAATGGAAGAACAATTTGGTTGAGTTGTGTGTGAGGCACGCAGAAGGTTCGGGCCTGCCGCGCAGTGCTCCGTCAGCCAGTTTTTTCGAATTTTTctcttaaaaaacaaaaaagctaAGGTATTATGCTATCTTTATTTAGATAAAGCCAAAGATGATATCTTATCTCATCGTGCAAGGGGTCACTCATTTATTCGCAACAAACTATGGCTAGTGTGCATGCAAGGTTCATGTGTATGTGGTCACTCGCATACGCACGTATTTGTAGCCGTATACAGAGACTGGGGCCTATGTGGAAGGACATTGACAGGTACTACTTGTGTATTTGTCGTATGGGCAGCATGGAGTTCCCAAACGTAGAATAGTCAGGTATCCTAGCCAAACCATTTTGTCCAttttttagtttaaattttcTTTAAGGCCTTGTTTGTTAGAGGAGTTATATTGAAAGAGTTTATATAAAGTATTATCTCATTCAAATTCAAAGACACTAAAACTTTGAGTTAGCCATTTGGTACGCCTGAATCAAAAACATTAAAACACTTCATTTTGTGCCAATTAAAAACACTTCATCATACTATTATTTTGCAGATGAAAGTGAATTTGAAACCACTGGATAAACGGCCAATTCCCTCAGATGCCCGATCCATTTAAGCCTAAAAATACACTTCCACCAAACAATGCCTAGCTCTGTATAGATTGATCCATTCCTTTTTACCTAAAAATTAGGTTCTAGTAGTTTTTTGACACAAGTTAACTATCACAGCATATGCCAAaaccaagaaagaaaatcaattAAACCCCACAAGCTGATCATTGTGTTGCATGTACAGCACGGGAAAGGAAAGGTTGAGTGTTTGTCTTATCAACACAGTGTACGTACGTGGCGACCCGACCGCGCGTGAGCTACtgtccgtccatccatccacTGGGAAACCAAAAACCCGGAAATACCCTTCCCTGGCAGAGTAACCACAAGAATGCCATCCAATAGAATCTTCCCGACCGCTAATTATCCTCTCGTAGGAGGAGTACTATCTACTGTATGCCCTTTTGATAGGACCCAATTAAAATTTAAAAGGCATATTCTCGGCAGTAAAATAATGGAGGAACATTTCCATTAATTCCCACTCATTCTCTCTTTAGCCCTTCTCTTTTTTAAGTCTCTGTcgtcaagaaaaaaattgaagggAAAACGAGGCACAGGAATCTGAATCGCCAGCCGTCCAAAGGAACCCACTCATGGCATATGCCTTCCAAGAATCCAACTTTTATTTTGGACATTTGGCTTTCATGGGGGGTTTTGTTTGGGTGTTTGGATGTCACAGCTGCTGGGTTTCTTTCTTGCTTGCTCTCATTCTTTTGAACTTCCTCTTcttgttttaattttgtatatccactcttttcttccttttaaAAGTGCTAATCAGATGCTTTCAGCAGAATTATATGAGGGGCTAGGAGTGTACCTAATCTA
This is a stretch of genomic DNA from Brachypodium distachyon strain Bd21 chromosome 1, Brachypodium_distachyon_v3.0, whole genome shotgun sequence. It encodes these proteins:
- the LOC100844335 gene encoding protein OVEREXPRESSOR OF CATIONIC PEROXIDASE 3, yielding MGWIRNNGGPADQNEGYKGRKEKGDLCPCDDDDDGLEALFKQLEDDLKKDDLSVEVDDDDDEISEEDMARFEQVLAEAIGDIGGTEESAADLVSDSKHVGNGEESDAELKNWQLRRLACALKIGRRKTSIKNLAGELGLDRGLVIELLRNPPPKLLLMSDSLPDEAPSKPQVEEIEPSPVVDEVDATETKPQMDIPIHVMSAEWSTQKRLKKVQLETLERIYLRSKRPTNTMVSSIVQVTSLPRKTIVNWFEDRREQDGVPDHRAAYKRPLSETIAS